The proteins below come from a single Juglans regia cultivar Chandler chromosome 12, Walnut 2.0, whole genome shotgun sequence genomic window:
- the LOC109011717 gene encoding uncharacterized protein LOC109011717: protein MFSKEDDERALYLQDDALVVTMQIANFVMWRILIDNDSSTDILFWVMRISLDHQCPASMPLKGFFGDVIQPIGAITMSVYVGKAPRTSATMTEFLVSSYNAILGRPMLNNFKAIMSTYHLKMKFTTNTRVGEVKGEQVLARECYVQEPKCGGKDVRTQKMTAGAPPPPCLVDQDNKV, encoded by the coding sequence ATGTTCAGCAAAGAAGATGACGAAAGAGCACTTTACCTCCAAGATGATGCCCTAGTGGTAACCATGCAGATTGCCAACTTCGTGATGTGGAGAATCTTGATTGATAACGACAGCTCAACCGATATCTTGTTTTGGGTGATGAGGATAAGCCTGGATCATCAATGCCCAGCTTCTATGCCACTCAAAGGGTTCTTTGGAGATGTGATCCAGCCAATTGGTGCAATCACCATGTCAGTCTATGTCGGGAAGGCCCCTAGGACCTCTGCAACAATGACAGAGTTCTTGGTGTCTTCATACAATGCAATATTGGGACGACCCATGTTGAACAACTTCAAGGCAATAATGTCGACCTATCACCTAAAGATGAAGTTTACCACCAATACGAGAGTTGGCGAAGTTAAGGGAGAACAAGTGCTTGCTCGAGAATGTTACGTCCAAGAACCGAAGTGTGGAGGGAAGGATGTGAGAACACAAAAGATGACCGCAGGAGCTCCACCGCCACCCTGCCTAGTCGATCAGGATAACAAAGTCTGA